One Streptomyces sp. V4I8 genomic window carries:
- a CDS encoding PP2C family protein-serine/threonine phosphatase has product MRAIIGDVRGKGLDAVQTVAAVLGSFRVSAHEWRSLSSLAERLELSIARNSPVGDDSDPELFVTALVLEFPPDGGEVRIVDRGHPSPRVVGPQGARRLVTAPGLPLGLGGLAPGGGVDTTVHPLRPSEVLVLHTDGVSEARNADGVFYPVQERLGERFSGERVLRPETVVSFVRTDAERWSARSDDDDRAVLALSLPKNPYRQ; this is encoded by the coding sequence GTGCGGGCGATCATCGGCGACGTCCGCGGCAAAGGGCTGGACGCGGTCCAGACGGTCGCGGCGGTGCTGGGCAGCTTCCGGGTCTCGGCCCATGAGTGGCGGAGCCTGAGCAGTCTCGCCGAGCGGCTGGAGCTCAGTATCGCCCGCAACAGCCCGGTCGGCGACGACAGTGATCCCGAGCTGTTCGTGACCGCGCTGGTGCTGGAGTTCCCGCCGGACGGCGGCGAGGTACGGATCGTCGACCGCGGCCACCCCTCGCCCCGGGTGGTCGGCCCGCAGGGCGCCCGTCGGCTGGTCACGGCGCCCGGACTGCCACTGGGGCTGGGCGGACTGGCGCCGGGCGGAGGTGTCGACACGACGGTGCACCCGCTCCGCCCTTCGGAGGTGCTCGTCCTGCACACGGACGGCGTGAGCGAGGCGCGCAACGCGGACGGCGTCTTCTACCCGGTCCAGGAACGGCTCGGCGAACGGTTCTCCGGCGAGCGCGTACTCCGCCCGGAGACGGTCGTGTCGTTCGTCCGGACCGACGCGGAACGCTGGTCGGCGCGGTCGGACGACGACGACCGGGCCGTTCTCGCCCTCTCCTTGCCCAAGAACCCTTACCGGCAATGA
- a CDS encoding SDR family NAD(P)-dependent oxidoreductase, producing MQIDLKGRTALVTGSTQGIGAAIAAGLARAGARVGVNGRNPERVERSVAELAQEVPGASWVPVPADVTTQEGADQVAEMLPEVDVLINNLGVFGAADPLAISDEEWRRYFEVNVLSAVRLTRLFLPGMTERGWGRVQYIASDSAIVTPAEMIHYGMSKTALLAVSRGFAKQAAGTGVTVNSVIAGPTHTGGVEDFVYELVDREVPWDEAQRTFMREHRPQSLLQRLIEPEEIANMVVYLSSDQASATTGGALRVDGGYVDSILP from the coding sequence ATGCAGATCGATCTGAAGGGCCGCACCGCTCTGGTCACCGGTTCCACCCAGGGCATCGGCGCGGCGATCGCCGCCGGTCTGGCGCGCGCCGGTGCCCGCGTCGGCGTCAACGGCCGCAACCCGGAGCGGGTGGAGCGGAGCGTCGCCGAGCTGGCACAGGAGGTGCCCGGAGCGTCGTGGGTGCCGGTGCCGGCGGACGTGACCACGCAGGAGGGCGCCGACCAGGTGGCCGAGATGCTGCCGGAGGTGGACGTCCTCATCAACAACCTCGGCGTCTTCGGCGCCGCCGACCCCTTGGCGATCAGCGACGAGGAGTGGCGGCGCTACTTCGAGGTGAACGTGCTGTCCGCCGTACGCCTGACGCGGCTCTTCCTGCCGGGCATGACCGAACGAGGCTGGGGGCGTGTGCAGTACATCGCCAGCGACTCGGCGATCGTCACCCCGGCCGAGATGATCCACTACGGCATGTCCAAGACAGCGCTGCTCGCGGTCAGCCGAGGATTCGCCAAGCAGGCGGCCGGCACGGGCGTGACGGTGAACTCCGTCATCGCCGGCCCCACCCACACGGGCGGCGTGGAGGACTTCGTCTACGAACTGGTGGACCGCGAGGTGCCCTGGGACGAGGCCCAGCGCACCTTCATGCGGGAGCACCGCCCGCAGAGCCTGCTGCAGCGCCTGATCGAACCGGAGGAGATCGCCAACATGGTGGTCTACCTCAGCTCCGACCAGGCCTCGGCCACCACCGGCGGCGCACTGCGGGTGGACGGCGGGTACGTCGACTCCATCCTGCCCTGA
- a CDS encoding glutamate--cysteine ligase, with the protein MTTIGVEEEYLLLDPATGLPVPQGDEVRVAAGLGRLAADQEVQHELLQSQVEVATPVCETLEEAGGHLLRLRQAVAVAAEDHGCRVAACGAWPLRRGRRVAVTDEARYRAMVVQAPQLVAEQLVNGMHVHVGVPGREEGVQVLNRIRAWLPTLTAVSANSPLWDGQDTGFASWRTVIFGRWPVSGMPPFFEDAADYDRRVQRLLDAGLIADTGQVYWQARLSPRYPTVEIRCSDVQLSADEAVMLAGIIRALVKTALADTAAGAPVPDQDPELLRATMWHAARHGLCDTLVDPGGTSRSARAVLHQLLQHVAPALDASDDTRQVTALTDRLLRNGTGAERQRAALADGGLQAVTDLISVRSTVP; encoded by the coding sequence ATGACGACGATCGGCGTGGAAGAGGAGTACCTCCTGCTCGACCCGGCCACCGGCCTGCCGGTGCCACAGGGGGACGAGGTGCGGGTGGCGGCGGGGCTGGGGCGCCTCGCGGCCGACCAGGAAGTGCAGCACGAACTGCTCCAGTCCCAGGTCGAGGTGGCCACCCCGGTGTGCGAGACGCTGGAGGAGGCCGGGGGACATCTGCTGCGTCTGCGGCAGGCCGTCGCCGTGGCCGCCGAGGACCACGGCTGCCGTGTCGCGGCGTGCGGGGCATGGCCGCTGCGCCGCGGTCGTCGCGTGGCCGTCACCGACGAGGCGCGTTACCGGGCCATGGTCGTTCAGGCGCCCCAACTGGTGGCGGAGCAGCTGGTCAACGGCATGCACGTACACGTCGGCGTGCCCGGCCGGGAGGAGGGCGTACAGGTCCTCAACCGGATCCGGGCCTGGCTGCCGACGCTGACCGCCGTGTCCGCGAACTCCCCGCTGTGGGACGGCCAGGACACCGGCTTCGCGAGCTGGCGGACGGTGATCTTCGGCCGCTGGCCGGTCAGCGGCATGCCCCCGTTCTTCGAGGACGCCGCGGACTACGACCGGCGGGTGCAGCGGCTGCTGGACGCCGGTCTGATCGCCGACACCGGGCAGGTGTACTGGCAGGCCCGCCTGTCGCCCCGCTACCCCACCGTCGAGATCCGGTGCTCGGACGTCCAGCTCAGCGCGGACGAGGCGGTCATGCTCGCCGGGATCATCCGGGCCCTCGTCAAGACCGCTCTGGCGGACACGGCGGCCGGGGCCCCCGTACCCGACCAGGACCCGGAACTGCTGCGGGCCACCATGTGGCACGCCGCCCGCCACGGACTCTGCGACACCCTGGTCGACCCGGGCGGCACATCTCGGTCTGCCCGCGCGGTGCTGCACCAGCTCCTCCAACATGTCGCTCCCGCACTCGACGCGTCCGACGACACCCGGCAGGTGACGGCTCTGACGGACCGGCTCCTGCGGAACGGGACCGGAGCGGAGCGCCAACGCGCCGCCCTCGCCGACGGGGGCCTCCAGGCGGTCACCGACCTGATCAGCGTCCGGAGCACCGTGCCATGA
- a CDS encoding AI-2E family transporter has translation MSTSPDPPASPDGRSSGGESRVPDALRTAAAYAWRIIAVGVVVRVAFSVLGQFHRIAVAVFLGLVITAVFRPVAGLLARFMPRPLAVAAALIGGIVLVLGGLVLVGEIVADQRRGLEKEFVEGVDRTERQLEEAPFRLPPDAFDDLQSRVGRLLSSHRSTLISTALSGASRLVEVLTVLALALFWVFVTHSGDRQWQWLCDQLPVAARQRFTVGGTAAWRTFTGYTHGILLVAGLNAVLVGIALFVLGVPLAVPLALLEFVAAFIPLIGSPIALAVAAVVALASKGPLIALLVVALIVVIGQIEGHLLHPIVMSWAVRLHPVVVALAVVGGAVAAGVIGAVVAVPLVAVGWSVYQALRRPTAGPE, from the coding sequence GTGTCCACGTCCCCTGATCCGCCCGCCTCGCCGGACGGACGCTCCAGCGGCGGCGAGTCGCGGGTGCCGGACGCGCTGCGGACAGCGGCCGCGTACGCATGGCGGATCATCGCCGTCGGCGTCGTCGTCCGGGTGGCCTTCTCCGTGCTCGGCCAGTTCCACCGGATCGCCGTCGCCGTCTTCCTCGGCCTGGTCATCACGGCCGTGTTCCGGCCCGTGGCCGGCCTCCTGGCGCGCTTCATGCCCCGCCCACTCGCGGTCGCCGCCGCCCTCATAGGCGGCATCGTCCTGGTCCTCGGGGGCCTGGTCCTGGTGGGGGAGATCGTGGCGGATCAGCGAAGGGGGCTGGAGAAGGAGTTCGTGGAGGGCGTCGACCGGACCGAACGTCAGCTGGAGGAGGCTCCCTTCCGCCTTCCGCCGGATGCGTTCGATGATCTGCAGTCCCGTGTCGGCAGGCTCCTGTCGAGCCACCGCTCCACCCTCATCAGTACGGCGCTCAGCGGCGCGAGCCGGCTGGTCGAGGTGCTGACCGTGCTCGCCCTGGCCCTGTTCTGGGTGTTCGTCACGCACTCGGGCGACCGCCAGTGGCAGTGGCTGTGCGACCAGCTCCCCGTGGCGGCGCGGCAGCGTTTCACGGTCGGCGGCACGGCTGCCTGGCGGACCTTCACGGGTTACACGCACGGCATCCTGCTGGTGGCGGGCCTCAACGCGGTCCTCGTCGGTATCGCGCTCTTCGTTCTGGGGGTGCCGCTGGCTGTGCCGTTGGCTCTGCTGGAGTTCGTGGCCGCGTTCATCCCGCTGATCGGATCGCCGATCGCTCTGGCCGTCGCCGCGGTCGTCGCGCTGGCGTCGAAGGGACCGCTGATCGCCCTGCTGGTCGTGGCCCTCATCGTGGTCATCGGACAGATCGAGGGTCACCTCCTGCACCCCATCGTGATGAGCTGGGCCGTCCGGTTGCACCCCGTGGTGGTCGCGCTGGCCGTCGTCGGAGGTGCCGTCGCGGCGGGGGTCATCGGTGCCGTGGTGGCCGTACCGCTGGTGGCCGTGGGGTGGTCGGTGTACCAGGCGCTCCGGCGGCCTACGGCAGGACCGGAGTAG
- a CDS encoding GNAT family N-acetyltransferase: MRPDAWHFTEDMDDVLARAGDFLRSRPVMHNTPLTVLENWRTRPGTYAPGTVLFGRLESEGGTQAIFFRPPTRRLTLTPLSPERADALAARLAGLGHELAGVTADHDTATAFAEAWQRHTGATPTLRVRMHLYRLGTLTPPEPHPEGRGRIVGEQDHEHLMRWCRELAADLGEIVTIDADSWAGTRFAEKHYTFWETPDGTPVSLAGANPVVAGMVRVDPVYTPAHLRGRGYAAAVSAEVSRAALAAGATEVVLFTNAANPTSNALYQRLGYRRVADWAPYDFAYAEPEARQEPRAR; the protein is encoded by the coding sequence ATGCGCCCGGATGCTTGGCATTTCACCGAAGACATGGACGACGTTCTCGCCCGGGCCGGAGACTTCCTCCGCTCGCGCCCCGTCATGCACAACACGCCGCTCACCGTGCTGGAGAACTGGCGGACCCGCCCTGGCACGTACGCCCCCGGCACCGTCCTCTTCGGCCGGTTGGAGTCCGAGGGCGGGACCCAGGCGATCTTCTTCCGCCCGCCGACGCGCCGGCTGACCCTCACCCCGCTCTCCCCCGAGCGGGCCGACGCCCTCGCCGCCCGTCTGGCCGGCCTCGGCCACGAGCTCGCCGGCGTCACCGCGGACCACGACACCGCCACCGCGTTCGCCGAGGCCTGGCAACGGCACACCGGCGCGACACCGACGCTCCGCGTCCGGATGCACCTGTACCGCCTGGGCACGCTCACTCCGCCGGAGCCGCACCCGGAGGGACGCGGCCGGATCGTGGGCGAGCAGGACCACGAGCACCTCATGCGCTGGTGCCGTGAACTCGCCGCGGACCTCGGGGAGATCGTCACCATCGACGCCGACTCCTGGGCCGGCACCCGCTTCGCCGAGAAGCACTACACGTTCTGGGAGACCCCGGACGGCACCCCCGTCTCCCTGGCGGGCGCGAACCCTGTGGTCGCCGGCATGGTCCGGGTGGACCCCGTGTACACCCCGGCCCACCTCCGCGGTCGCGGCTACGCGGCCGCCGTGTCCGCCGAGGTGAGCAGGGCCGCGCTCGCCGCCGGCGCCACGGAGGTCGTGCTGTTCACCAACGCGGCCAACCCCACCAGTAACGCCCTCTACCAGCGCCTCGGGTACCGCCGGGTCGCCGACTGGGCGCCGTACGACTTCGCGTACGCCGAACCGGAGGCCCGTCAGGAACCACGAGCACGGTAG
- a CDS encoding phospholipase D family protein, giving the protein MEPTDWLLTPGERGNSATRLDSRRSDRAAWSRGNLVRPLVHGATYFSELLGAIRAQRAGDLLLFTDWRGDPDERLDGPGTEIGTVLGEAAARRVIVKGLLWRSHLDRFQFSEAENRHLGEAVEAGGGECLLDMRVRPGGSHHQKLVVLRHPGRPELDIAFVGGIDLCHNRNDDATHRGDPQSMPLAAAYGPHPPWHDIQLAIRGPAVGDIETGFRERWNDPAPLTRSPLVRLRELAHGEDTHADTLPPQAPDPAPCGTHTLQLLRTYPNRLLRGYDFAPDGERSIARGYRKALRRARALIYLEDQYLWSPHVVESFAEALTANPGLLLIAVIPSVPEQDGRLTLPMNLIGRITALDRLRRAAGGRVAVYGLENHAGTPVYVHAKVCVIDDVWASVGSDNINLRSWTHDSELTCAVLDETTDPREPLDPGGLGDGARGFARNLRLELAHEHLDLQAPRTPHAPDPLCDPRTAFDAFAASAAALDAWYDDGRRGPRPSGRLRAYRPPSLSRTARNFYTPLHRLLADPDGRPFMLRRRNEY; this is encoded by the coding sequence GTGGAACCCACCGACTGGCTCCTGACCCCGGGCGAACGCGGCAACAGCGCCACACGTCTGGACAGCCGCCGGTCGGATCGGGCGGCCTGGTCGCGCGGGAACCTGGTGCGGCCCCTCGTCCATGGCGCGACGTACTTCTCGGAACTCCTCGGCGCGATCCGAGCGCAGCGAGCGGGAGACCTGCTCCTGTTCACCGACTGGCGGGGCGACCCCGACGAGCGCCTCGACGGCCCCGGCACCGAGATCGGCACCGTCCTGGGCGAGGCAGCCGCACGCCGAGTGATCGTCAAGGGGCTGCTCTGGCGCTCCCACCTGGACCGCTTCCAGTTCAGTGAGGCCGAGAACCGCCACCTCGGCGAGGCGGTCGAAGCGGGAGGCGGGGAATGCCTCCTCGACATGCGGGTACGCCCCGGCGGCTCGCACCACCAGAAACTCGTCGTCCTGCGGCACCCGGGCCGCCCCGAGCTCGACATCGCGTTCGTCGGCGGCATCGACCTGTGCCACAACCGCAATGACGACGCGACGCACCGCGGCGATCCGCAGTCGATGCCCCTCGCCGCCGCGTACGGACCGCACCCACCGTGGCACGACATCCAGCTCGCGATACGCGGGCCGGCCGTCGGCGACATCGAGACCGGCTTCCGCGAGCGCTGGAATGACCCCGCGCCCCTCACCCGCAGCCCCCTCGTCCGCCTACGGGAACTCGCTCACGGCGAGGACACCCACGCCGATACGTTGCCGCCCCAGGCACCCGACCCCGCCCCCTGCGGCACCCACACCCTCCAGCTACTGCGCACCTACCCCAACCGGCTGCTGCGCGGCTACGACTTCGCCCCCGACGGCGAGCGCAGCATCGCGCGCGGCTACCGCAAGGCGCTGCGGCGGGCCCGGGCGCTGATCTACCTGGAGGACCAGTACCTGTGGTCCCCACACGTGGTCGAATCCTTCGCCGAGGCGCTGACCGCCAACCCCGGCCTGCTCCTGATCGCGGTCATCCCCTCCGTCCCCGAACAGGACGGCCGGCTCACCCTGCCGATGAACCTGATCGGCCGGATCACAGCCCTGGACCGGCTGCGCCGTGCCGCTGGTGGGCGCGTCGCGGTGTACGGGCTGGAGAACCATGCGGGGACACCGGTGTACGTACACGCCAAGGTGTGCGTGATCGACGACGTGTGGGCCTCGGTCGGATCGGACAACATCAACCTCCGCTCCTGGACCCACGACTCCGAACTCACCTGCGCCGTCCTGGACGAGACCACAGACCCACGCGAGCCGCTCGACCCCGGAGGCCTTGGGGACGGCGCACGCGGCTTCGCCAGGAACCTGCGACTGGAACTCGCGCACGAGCACCTGGACCTGCAAGCACCCCGCACCCCACACGCGCCGGACCCGCTCTGCGACCCCCGGACCGCCTTCGACGCCTTCGCGGCGAGCGCCGCCGCACTGGACGCCTGGTACGACGACGGCCGCCGCGGCCCCAGACCATCCGGGCGCCTGCGCGCCTATCGCCCACCGAGCCTTTCGCGTACGGCCAGGAACTTCTACACGCCTCTCCACCGCCTGCTCGCCGACCCGGACGGCCGGCCCTTCATGCTGCGGCGCCGTAACGAGTACTGA
- a CDS encoding VOC family protein — MRIQLTSVFVDDQARALHFYTEILGFVKKHDVPVGEKDRWLTVVSPEEPGGTELLLEPVGHPAARTYRDTLVQDGIPLAQFAVDDVKAEYERLHGLGVRFTQEPLEMGPVTTAVFDDTCGNLIQIATAPE; from the coding sequence ATGAGGATCCAACTGACCAGCGTCTTCGTCGACGACCAGGCCAGGGCCCTGCACTTCTACACCGAGATCCTCGGCTTCGTGAAGAAGCATGACGTCCCCGTGGGGGAAAAGGACCGGTGGCTGACCGTGGTCTCCCCCGAGGAACCCGGCGGCACCGAACTCCTCCTGGAGCCTGTCGGCCACCCGGCCGCCAGAACCTACCGCGACACGCTCGTTCAGGACGGCATCCCGCTTGCCCAGTTCGCCGTCGACGATGTGAAAGCGGAGTACGAGCGTCTGCACGGCCTCGGCGTCCGCTTCACCCAGGAACCCCTGGAGATGGGCCCCGTGACCACCGCCGTCTTCGACGACACCTGCGGCAACCTGATCCAGATCGCGACAGCGCCGGAGTAG
- a CDS encoding ArsR/SmtB family transcription factor — MADDLFKALADPTRRTILDELTERSGQTLFEICSRLSMRHQLGISRQGVSQHLAVLEAAGLVEVRREGRYKFHDLNTAPLRQITERWPVPDTPAPEESTP, encoded by the coding sequence GTGGCCGACGACCTTTTCAAAGCCTTGGCCGACCCCACCCGCCGCACCATCCTCGACGAGCTGACAGAGAGATCCGGACAGACGCTGTTCGAGATCTGCTCGCGGCTGAGCATGAGGCATCAGCTCGGCATCTCGCGCCAGGGGGTCTCCCAGCACCTCGCGGTGCTGGAGGCCGCCGGGCTCGTCGAGGTGCGGCGTGAGGGCCGCTACAAGTTCCACGATCTGAACACCGCCCCGCTGCGGCAGATCACCGAGCGATGGCCCGTGCCCGACACACCCGCACCGGAGGAGAGCACCCCATGA
- a CDS encoding FAD binding domain-containing protein → MLLRLPTSVSEAQECLAEGAVPIGGATLLWATWQRDGFPEVAMSLREVPEANVLERTTVGGAVVLHRIDDRVPDALRLAAAQVGTGAVRRSATVGGNLVGSTLRCLLPAAIVLDARATVLEADGIRETDLSEVVAKRPVLLGLRWREPVASAFFKLAAEAGGPPPLVVAAAVHTGDGGNRRLRVAVRDGYDVLSGSATCTPDTAQTLHALRGTELIDLSSAAWDVVRSKVAALLA, encoded by the coding sequence GTGCTGTTGCGTCTGCCCACGTCTGTGTCCGAAGCGCAGGAGTGTCTGGCCGAGGGGGCTGTGCCGATCGGTGGGGCGACGCTCCTTTGGGCCACTTGGCAGCGGGACGGTTTCCCCGAAGTGGCCATGTCGCTGCGCGAGGTGCCCGAGGCCAATGTCCTGGAGCGCACCACCGTGGGCGGCGCCGTGGTGCTGCATCGAATAGACGACCGAGTGCCGGACGCGTTGCGCCTGGCCGCCGCCCAGGTGGGCACCGGGGCGGTACGGCGGAGCGCGACCGTCGGCGGCAACCTCGTCGGCAGCACGCTTCGCTGCCTGCTTCCCGCGGCCATCGTCCTGGACGCCAGGGCGACGGTGCTGGAAGCCGACGGCATCCGCGAGACGGACCTGTCCGAGGTGGTGGCCAAGCGGCCCGTCCTGCTCGGCCTCCGCTGGCGTGAGCCGGTCGCCAGCGCGTTCTTCAAGCTGGCCGCGGAGGCGGGCGGCCCGCCGCCCCTCGTGGTCGCCGCCGCGGTCCATACCGGCGATGGCGGAAACCGCCGCCTTCGAGTCGCCGTCCGCGACGGCTACGACGTGCTGAGCGGAAGCGCCACCTGCACCCCCGACACGGCGCAGACCCTGCACGCGCTACGAGGCACGGAACTCATCGACCTCTCGTCCGCCGCCTGGGACGTCGTCCGCTCGAAGGTCGCCGCCCTGTTGGCGTGA
- a CDS encoding SRPBCC family protein: protein MAVRHRLIHVSPSAVWAVLADGNRYAEWVVGTSRSRPVSGRWPRTGAVIRYEVRLGPLRLLNETIVRRCEDGVCLELEAYAGVFGTARIAIELRPWGEQCLVLVDEHPLQGAGGRLHNMGFEALIQLRHRAMLGRLARLCESEVQDAHRGLRRAHAVSAVPGEDGVGHA from the coding sequence ATGGCCGTTCGCCATCGTCTGATCCACGTCAGCCCGAGTGCGGTATGGGCCGTCCTCGCCGACGGCAACCGGTACGCCGAGTGGGTCGTGGGAACCTCACGGTCGCGGCCGGTCAGCGGGCGATGGCCGCGAACGGGCGCGGTCATTCGCTACGAGGTCCGGCTCGGCCCCCTCCGACTCCTCAACGAGACCATTGTCCGCCGCTGCGAGGACGGCGTGTGCCTGGAGCTGGAGGCGTACGCCGGCGTGTTCGGCACGGCACGCATCGCCATCGAGCTGCGGCCGTGGGGCGAGCAGTGCCTGGTGCTCGTGGACGAGCACCCCCTCCAGGGAGCGGGCGGCCGGTTGCACAATATGGGCTTCGAGGCGCTGATCCAGCTGCGCCACCGCGCCATGCTCGGCCGCCTCGCCCGGCTGTGCGAGAGCGAGGTCCAGGACGCCCACCGCGGTCTGCGGAGGGCGCACGCCGTGTCCGCGGTGCCGGGCGAGGACGGAGTCGGCCATGCCTGA
- a CDS encoding phytoene desaturase family protein, with protein MPDAVVIGAGPNGLVAANVLADAGWSVEVLEEQPEPGGAVRHDRGVDPAFVNDLFSSFYPLAAASPVLAALRLEDHGLRWSHAPSVLAHPLTDGSCAVLDRDVAVTAASLEAFAPGDGAAWRQLHDVWQRVYPDLLDSLFTPFPPVRAAARLALRLRAAGGLRMARSLVLPVRRMGEEEFRGQGGRLLLAGSALHADLAPESAGSGGFGWLMAMLGQTYGFPVPVGGSGALTHALTRRLKTRGGRVRCGQRVERIVVRGGRAVGVRTAAGDAVSARRAVLADVSVPALYGELLEPEHVPAQLLADLRRFQWDFATFKVDWALDGPVAWQVEQASRAGTVHLADGVDELTRFAAQIAMRQVPDRPFLLFGQMTTADASRSPLGTESAWAYTHVPREISADAADEGVTGSWNTKDQEVMADRVERQVERFAPGFRSLIRARRILAPPTLEALDSNLSGGAINGGTTALHQQLLFRPVPGTGRPETPLPGLYLASAGAHPGGGVHGAPGANAARAALHRHRPPGLARAQRILTRRDRTGSRS; from the coding sequence ATGCCTGACGCCGTGGTGATCGGCGCGGGCCCCAACGGCTTGGTGGCGGCCAACGTGCTGGCGGACGCAGGGTGGAGCGTCGAGGTGCTGGAGGAGCAGCCGGAGCCCGGCGGCGCGGTACGCCACGACCGGGGCGTCGACCCCGCCTTCGTCAACGATCTCTTCAGCTCCTTCTACCCGCTCGCCGCGGCCTCGCCGGTCCTGGCCGCCCTGCGTCTGGAGGACCACGGGCTGCGGTGGAGCCACGCGCCCAGCGTGCTGGCGCATCCCCTCACCGACGGCAGCTGCGCCGTCCTCGACCGCGACGTCGCCGTGACCGCCGCGTCCCTCGAGGCCTTCGCGCCGGGCGACGGGGCCGCCTGGCGGCAACTGCACGACGTGTGGCAGCGCGTGTACCCCGACCTCCTGGACTCGCTGTTCACACCCTTCCCGCCCGTTCGAGCGGCGGCCCGGCTGGCGCTCCGGCTGAGGGCCGCGGGCGGCCTGCGCATGGCGCGCTCCCTGGTACTGCCGGTGCGCCGCATGGGGGAGGAGGAGTTCCGTGGGCAGGGCGGGCGCCTGCTGCTGGCCGGCAGTGCCCTGCACGCCGACCTCGCCCCCGAGTCGGCGGGCAGCGGCGGCTTCGGCTGGCTGATGGCCATGCTCGGACAGACGTACGGCTTCCCCGTCCCCGTCGGCGGCTCCGGCGCCCTGACCCACGCGCTGACCCGACGCCTGAAGACACGGGGAGGACGGGTGCGCTGCGGACAGCGCGTGGAGCGGATCGTCGTCCGCGGCGGGCGGGCCGTCGGCGTCCGTACGGCCGCCGGTGACGCGGTGTCGGCACGCCGGGCGGTACTGGCGGACGTGTCGGTGCCCGCCCTGTACGGCGAACTCCTCGAACCCGAACACGTGCCCGCCCAGCTCCTCGCGGACCTGCGTCGTTTCCAGTGGGACTTCGCCACGTTCAAGGTGGACTGGGCGCTCGACGGCCCGGTGGCATGGCAGGTGGAGCAGGCGTCCCGGGCCGGCACCGTGCACCTCGCCGACGGCGTGGACGAACTCACCCGCTTCGCCGCGCAGATCGCCATGCGGCAGGTCCCGGACCGCCCCTTCCTGCTGTTCGGCCAGATGACCACCGCCGACGCCTCCCGCTCCCCGCTGGGCACCGAATCGGCCTGGGCCTACACCCATGTCCCCCGCGAGATCAGCGCCGACGCCGCCGACGAGGGCGTCACCGGGAGCTGGAACACCAAGGACCAGGAAGTCATGGCCGACCGTGTCGAACGCCAGGTCGAACGCTTCGCGCCCGGCTTCCGCTCCCTGATCCGCGCCCGCCGCATCCTGGCGCCCCCGACCCTGGAGGCCCTCGACAGCAACCTGAGCGGCGGAGCCATCAACGGGGGCACGACCGCCCTGCACCAGCAGCTCCTCTTCCGCCCCGTACCCGGCACCGGACGCCCGGAGACCCCGCTCCCAGGGCTCTATCTCGCCTCCGCC